A section of the Methanosarcina mazei S-6 genome encodes:
- a CDS encoding SO_0444 family Cu/Zn efflux transporter, with protein MSTDIFSSIPELISGILISSWEIFVEAAPYLIFGFAIAGILNVLVPDQKIVEYLGTSAGKIRSVINAALAGLPLPLCSCGVIPAAMSIRKRGANRGATLSFLISTPQTGMDSISITYALLDPLMAVFRPLATLATAILAGIADNLLIGEDPEKSGKSENEKAGKKAEILAVSTLVGVSVSGDKCSPVSCNCGTHEATETGKEKHPDKNTVPLKSGTLELKSETGRETSHLKITPAIHASENNTPSCGCGHCGEGKREQFSDKRVKKSIKEDILECLKYAFIELPGEIAKWMLIGILLAGIISYAIPETLVQEYLGGGFSSMLVMLVIGIPLYICATASTPLAASLVAKGMSPGTAFVFLLAGPATNAATITMVARFLGKRSAVLYVGVISLCAIGAGILLDWLYFKLGISVTATLGSAEEMLPESIKLGFAVLLLPLMLYGIFRRNHGRGCTECH; from the coding sequence TTGAGTACTGATATATTCAGTTCCATCCCGGAACTGATTTCGGGCATCCTCATATCTTCATGGGAAATCTTTGTAGAAGCTGCTCCTTACCTTATTTTCGGATTTGCAATCGCAGGCATCCTCAATGTCCTTGTGCCGGATCAGAAAATTGTAGAATATCTTGGAACATCAGCAGGAAAAATCCGTTCCGTAATCAATGCCGCTCTGGCAGGGCTTCCCCTTCCTCTCTGCTCCTGCGGAGTTATCCCGGCAGCAATGTCCATAAGGAAAAGAGGAGCAAACCGGGGTGCGACCCTTTCCTTCCTGATTTCAACTCCTCAGACAGGAATGGACTCTATTTCTATCACGTACGCCCTCCTTGACCCTCTGATGGCTGTTTTTCGCCCGCTTGCGACCCTTGCAACCGCAATCCTTGCAGGGATTGCAGATAACCTGCTGATAGGGGAGGATCCGGAAAAAAGCGGAAAAAGTGAAAATGAGAAAGCCGGAAAGAAAGCTGAAATCCTTGCTGTCTCAACTCTTGTTGGCGTATCAGTAAGCGGAGATAAATGCAGTCCCGTTTCATGCAACTGCGGAACACATGAAGCAACAGAAACGGGAAAAGAGAAACATCCTGACAAGAATACTGTGCCTTTAAAGTCCGGAACTCTGGAATTAAAGTCCGAGACCGGAAGAGAGACTTCACATCTTAAAATTACGCCTGCAATTCATGCTTCTGAAAATAACACCCCTTCATGTGGCTGCGGACACTGTGGAGAGGGGAAAAGAGAACAGTTCTCTGACAAAAGGGTTAAAAAGTCCATAAAAGAAGACATTCTGGAATGCCTGAAATATGCCTTCATAGAACTTCCGGGAGAAATTGCCAAATGGATGCTTATAGGTATTCTGCTTGCAGGAATAATTTCCTACGCTATTCCCGAAACCCTGGTCCAGGAATACCTTGGTGGTGGTTTCAGTTCAATGCTGGTCATGCTTGTAATAGGCATCCCGCTTTACATCTGCGCTACCGCTTCAACTCCTCTTGCAGCAAGCCTGGTAGCCAAAGGGATGAGTCCTGGCACAGCTTTTGTTTTCCTGCTTGCAGGACCTGCAACCAATGCGGCAACCATAACCATGGTCGCCCGGTTTCTGGGGAAACGTTCCGCAGTCCTTTATGTTGGAGTAATCTCACTCTGTGCCATTGGAGCAGGAATCCTTCTTGACTGGCTTTACTTCAAACTGGGAATAAGCGTTACTGCAACCCTTGGAAGTGCAGAAGAAATGCTCCCTGAGAGTATTAAGCTCGGTTTTGCGGTCCTTCTTCTCCCTCTAATGCTGTACGGAATTTTCCGAAGGAACCATGGGCGCGGCTGCACCGAATGTCACTGA
- the ilvE gene encoding branched-chain-amino-acid transaminase → MSELLIYLDGKFVPKSEAKVSVYDHGYLYGDGVFEGIRAYNGRVFKLKEHVDRLFDSAKAIAMDIPVTREEMTEIILETLRKNNLKDAYIRPIVSRGVGDLGLDPRKCEKPCVVVIAQGWGAMYGNLYEIGLTGVSVCVRRNAPDALSPNIKSLNYLNNILAKIEANEKGGDEAIFLDQNGFVCEGSGDNIFIVKNDKVFTPHTISNLKGITRATAIELLDEMGYKVIEANLGLFDLYTADEIFVTGTAAESAPVTRLDGRIIGNGKPGPLTMKMVEAFDKITRSTGTPIYK, encoded by the coding sequence ATGAGTGAGTTACTTATTTATTTAGACGGGAAATTTGTCCCGAAATCCGAAGCCAAAGTTTCGGTTTATGATCACGGTTACCTCTATGGGGACGGTGTGTTCGAAGGAATAAGGGCATATAACGGACGTGTTTTCAAGTTAAAGGAACATGTTGACAGGCTTTTTGACTCAGCAAAAGCAATTGCAATGGACATACCCGTTACAAGAGAAGAGATGACCGAAATAATCCTTGAGACCCTGAGAAAAAATAACCTCAAAGACGCTTACATCCGCCCTATCGTCTCAAGAGGAGTCGGAGATCTCGGGCTTGACCCCCGCAAGTGTGAAAAACCGTGCGTTGTTGTTATCGCCCAGGGATGGGGTGCCATGTACGGCAACCTTTATGAAATCGGGCTTACAGGAGTCAGCGTCTGCGTCCGCAGGAATGCACCTGATGCCCTGTCCCCTAACATCAAGTCCCTGAACTACCTGAATAATATCCTTGCAAAGATAGAAGCAAATGAGAAAGGCGGAGATGAAGCCATATTCCTTGACCAGAACGGCTTTGTGTGCGAAGGTTCTGGAGACAACATCTTTATCGTCAAAAATGATAAGGTCTTTACTCCCCACACAATAAGCAACTTAAAAGGCATCACAAGAGCTACAGCCATTGAGCTTCTGGATGAAATGGGATACAAGGTTATTGAAGCAAACCTCGGCCTTTTTGACCTCTACACGGCAGACGAAATTTTCGTTACCGGGACTGCAGCCGAATCTGCTCCGGTCACCAGGCTCGACGGAAGAATCATCGGTAATGGCAAACCCGGTCCTCTCACAATGAAGATGGTTGAAGCCTTTGACAAAATAACCCGCAGTACAGGCACCCCTATTTATAAATAA
- a CDS encoding ArsR/SmtB family transcription factor, whose translation MQNKCKRVSTEQIKTLMQKVPDAEIITRMSAIFQALQSDTRLKILFLLRHKEMCVCELEEELEVTQSAVSHGLRTLRQLDLVRVRREGKFTVYYIADEHVRTLIEMCLEHVEEKA comes from the coding sequence ATGCAAAATAAGTGCAAGCGAGTAAGCACTGAACAGATAAAAACCCTGATGCAAAAGGTTCCCGACGCGGAAATCATCACACGGATGTCTGCAATATTTCAGGCGCTCCAATCGGATACCCGCCTGAAAATACTTTTTTTACTCAGACATAAAGAGATGTGCGTCTGTGAACTTGAAGAGGAACTTGAAGTCACACAGTCTGCCGTATCGCATGGGCTCAGGACCCTCAGGCAGCTCGACCTTGTAAGGGTCAGGAGGGAAGGAAAATTTACAGTTTACTATATTGCAGATGAACATGTACGCACACTTATCGAGATGTGCCTTGAGCACGTGGAGGAAAAAGCTTGA
- a CDS encoding energy-coupling factor transporter transmembrane component T family protein: MQEPVFSYVPGESFLHKLDPRTKLAAVMLLGILAFRAESFLEIGTLFTFFIALASFSRLPLKVFFRAVRPMALFIIFIFLAQFFFTEGQELASFWVLRPTLEGLYNGIRISARFILLLLFAALMTASTDPSAITCGIERMLRPLPLRWLGVNSYELATMMNLSIAFLPLLFDRVERTKAAQASRGMYFGKNPLRSVPALTIPLIRGVVRDAEELSLAMESRGYQGTCRTSIHELLMRKRDRLSLLVMGLFAIIMLVL, from the coding sequence TTGCAGCCGTAATGCTGCTGGGCATCCTGGCTTTCAGGGCGGAAAGCTTTTTAGAAATAGGGACCCTCTTCACTTTTTTTATTGCCCTTGCTTCATTTTCCCGGCTTCCGCTAAAGGTTTTTTTCCGGGCAGTAAGGCCCATGGCTCTGTTTATTATATTCATTTTCCTTGCACAGTTTTTCTTCACGGAAGGACAGGAGCTGGCTTCTTTCTGGGTCCTGCGCCCCACCCTTGAAGGGCTTTATAACGGGATCAGGATTTCTGCAAGGTTTATCCTTCTCCTGCTTTTTGCTGCCCTTATGACAGCAAGCACTGACCCGTCCGCAATCACCTGCGGGATAGAGAGAATGTTGCGCCCTCTGCCTCTCCGCTGGCTGGGTGTGAATTCCTATGAGCTTGCGACAATGATGAACCTCTCAATAGCTTTCCTCCCCCTTCTTTTTGATAGGGTTGAGCGGACAAAAGCTGCCCAGGCTTCAAGAGGTATGTATTTTGGGAAGAACCCATTAAGGTCTGTTCCGGCACTTACAATTCCCCTGATAAGAGGAGTGGTCAGGGATGCGGAAGAACTTTCCCTTGCAATGGAAAGCAGGGGATACCAGGGGACCTGCAGGACTTCGATTCATGAGCTTTTGATGCGGAAAAGAGACAGGCTATCCCTTTTAGTTATGGGGCTTTTTGCAATTATCATGCTGGTGCTCTAA
- a CDS encoding molybdopterin biosynthesis protein, with amino-acid sequence MKRKEFRELVSVEEARKIINSLKVTPEKEYLALENAYGKTLAEDIITEINVPPFPRAVMDGYAVRAEDTYAGSEKVPVKLKLLGNIPAGSDEKFRISAGEAVEIATGAPIPEGADAVVMVEYTYEENETVSVLGAVTAGENIMKAGSDIRKGERVLRRGRKLGTREIGVLASTGKKEVPVLRLPIGIISTGDELVSPGENLTQGKVYDANSYTLYAGVKECGASPLLYGIVKDDENLMEKVLETAISECALILTSGSTSSGSGDVMYRLIDRAGETLAHGVNIKPGKPVVIGVIKSVPIIGLPGNPTSALMIFNEFVAPLLRKSLGAGAGTRKTEKGIMGTDLRSEGRQQLLPVGMVRGRVYPADRGSGAITSLSGADGFIEIPPKTEFIESGTPVEVTLFGEVEKPDLQISGGFCPGLDVLEDLSGLRFRTLYTGSSGGFSAIAAKTADIAGVNLPSKSKGQAEALYNIPIMKNMELSEAVLVRGYRREVGLLVRLDSTIKGLEDLPGKHLINRNRGSGIRALLDLKIEELAGEKEINKKEFTDSIHGYSSGAKSEVAVCEAVLSGKADAGVGLRNCAEKNNDIKFIKIAEEEYDFLIRKEVLDTPEVQKFLQTLGSKEFASKLPAGLQVCERTGEIIYNG; translated from the coding sequence ATGAAACGTAAAGAATTTCGGGAACTCGTCTCTGTAGAAGAAGCACGGAAAATAATAAACAGCCTTAAGGTCACTCCGGAAAAGGAATATCTGGCCCTTGAAAACGCTTATGGAAAAACCCTTGCAGAGGATATAATTACCGAAATTAATGTCCCTCCTTTTCCAAGGGCGGTTATGGACGGTTATGCTGTCAGGGCAGAAGATACCTACGCAGGCAGTGAAAAAGTACCCGTAAAACTTAAACTCCTTGGAAATATCCCGGCAGGATCGGATGAAAAATTCAGGATTTCGGCAGGGGAAGCCGTGGAGATTGCGACAGGTGCCCCGATTCCCGAAGGGGCTGATGCCGTGGTAATGGTCGAGTATACTTATGAAGAAAACGAGACTGTCTCCGTCCTCGGGGCTGTAACTGCAGGGGAAAATATAATGAAAGCAGGTTCGGATATCCGGAAGGGGGAAAGAGTCCTGCGCAGGGGCAGAAAACTCGGCACAAGAGAAATCGGGGTTCTGGCTTCCACAGGCAAAAAAGAAGTCCCCGTACTCAGGCTGCCCATAGGGATAATCTCAACAGGAGACGAACTTGTAAGTCCCGGAGAAAACCTGACTCAGGGAAAAGTGTACGATGCAAACTCTTATACGCTGTATGCAGGCGTTAAGGAATGCGGAGCTTCCCCTCTTCTTTACGGGATTGTGAAAGACGACGAAAACCTGATGGAAAAAGTACTTGAAACTGCAATTTCCGAATGTGCCCTGATCCTTACTTCCGGGAGCACGTCCTCAGGATCAGGGGACGTGATGTACAGGCTAATAGACAGAGCAGGAGAGACCCTTGCCCATGGGGTCAATATAAAACCCGGAAAACCTGTTGTCATCGGCGTCATAAAAAGCGTTCCGATTATAGGGCTTCCGGGGAATCCCACGTCTGCTTTAATGATTTTCAATGAATTTGTGGCTCCTCTGCTTAGAAAATCCCTTGGAGCGGGAGCAGGGACAAGGAAAACGGAAAAAGGAATAATGGGTACTGACCTGCGCTCCGAAGGCAGGCAGCAGCTCCTTCCGGTTGGGATGGTCAGGGGAAGAGTTTATCCTGCAGACCGGGGTTCAGGCGCCATAACCTCCCTTTCCGGAGCAGATGGATTTATAGAAATTCCGCCGAAAACAGAGTTTATAGAGTCCGGGACGCCTGTGGAAGTGACCCTTTTTGGAGAAGTCGAAAAACCGGACCTCCAGATATCAGGAGGTTTCTGTCCAGGGCTTGACGTTCTGGAAGACCTCAGCGGACTAAGGTTCAGGACACTTTATACGGGTTCAAGCGGGGGTTTCAGCGCAATTGCAGCAAAGACGGCAGATATTGCGGGTGTGAACTTACCCTCGAAATCAAAGGGACAGGCAGAAGCTCTGTACAATATTCCGATAATGAAGAATATGGAGCTTTCAGAAGCTGTACTTGTCAGGGGGTACAGGCGGGAAGTCGGGCTTCTTGTCAGGCTGGACAGCACGATTAAGGGACTTGAAGACCTGCCAGGAAAGCATTTAATTAACCGGAACAGAGGGTCCGGGATAAGGGCACTCCTGGATTTGAAAATAGAGGAACTGGCAGGAGAGAAGGAGATTAACAAAAAAGAGTTTACAGACTCGATACACGGATACTCTTCAGGAGCAAAATCCGAAGTTGCAGTCTGCGAAGCGGTTCTTTCAGGAAAAGCTGATGCAGGAGTAGGTTTAAGAAACTGTGCAGAGAAAAATAATGACATAAAATTCATAAAAATTGCGGAAGAGGAATATGATTTTCTGATCAGAAAAGAGGTCCTCGACACCCCTGAAGTCCAAAAATTCCTTCAAACCCTTGGCTCGAAAGAATTTGCCTCAAAACTTCCTGCAGGGCTTCAGGTATGTGAGAGAACAGGAGAGATTATTTATAATGGATAA
- a CDS encoding PspC domain-containing protein: MQENSEFQEKKEPEESDFKSPGELETGYTEKSWKKPEKTMEEKGTTMDSEYQEREEPASSGFKAPGEHEAGYTERSWKKPEGTMEEDIGSGGETREEESTGYTKKRLTRSKSDRMVFGVCGGLGKYFGVDPTLIRLGFAFFILLSGIGPGIVIYIIMAIIMPQENNVK; this comes from the coding sequence ATGCAGGAAAATTCAGAATTCCAGGAAAAAAAGGAACCTGAAGAAAGCGATTTCAAATCTCCGGGGGAACTTGAAACTGGTTACACAGAAAAATCCTGGAAAAAGCCTGAGAAAACAATGGAAGAAAAAGGCACGACTATGGATTCGGAATACCAGGAAAGAGAAGAACCAGCTTCAAGCGGATTCAAAGCTCCGGGAGAACATGAAGCAGGATATACAGAGAGATCATGGAAAAAACCCGAAGGAACTATGGAAGAAGATATAGGATCTGGAGGGGAAACCCGAGAAGAGGAAAGCACAGGCTATACAAAGAAGCGCCTGACAAGAAGCAAAAGTGACCGCATGGTTTTTGGAGTCTGCGGAGGGCTCGGAAAATACTTCGGTGTTGACCCAACCCTTATTAGGCTTGGCTTTGCTTTCTTTATCCTGTTGAGCGGAATCGGGCCCGGAATCGTGATATACATTATTATGGCAATAATCATGCCTCAGGAAAATAATGTTAAATGA
- a CDS encoding IS630-like element ISMma9 family transposase (programmed frameshift) yields MIKYTVTLTEDERRSLCELASKGKHNSQQILNALILLNCDKSELNVSHSTNEEISRVLNISMKKIDRVKKRFVEEGLEVALNGKESERIYTKKVDGDLEAHLVALSCSQPPEGFARWSLRLLADKAVELGYFEEISHETVRRTLKKNEIKPWQRKQWVIPPEQNSSFVANMEMVLDVYKRPFDPRNPVVCMDESPKQLIAETRIPIPCSTGKPEKYDYEYKRNGMCNIFLACEPLTGKRMVKITERKTKRDWAYFLEEIEVQHENADKITLVMDNLNTHIPGSLYETFPPPKAKALWDRFEFVYTPKHGSWLNMAEIELNVLTGQCLKRRMDNIEFVRKEVLAWQNYRNNKNSKVKWQFTTDDARIKLSRLYPTIED; encoded by the exons ATGATTAAATATACTGTGACACTTACCGAAGATGAACGTAGATCTCTTTGTGAACTTGCTTCAAAGGGAAAACATAACTCTCAACAAATTCTCAATGCTCTGATTTTGCTTAATTGCGATAAAAGTGAATTGAATGTTAGCCATTCAACCAATGAAGAAATCTCACGTGTCCTGAATATTAGTATGAAAAAAATTGACCGTGTTAAGAAGAGATTTGTTGAAGAAGGTCTTGAAGTTGCCCTTAACGGGAAAGAAAGCGAGCGCATTTATACTAAAAAAGTTGATGGTGATCTTGAAGCCCATTTAGTCGCCCTTAGTTGCAGTCAACCCCCTGAAGGTTTTGCAAGATGGTCGTTAAGATTATTAGCCGATAAGGCTGTAGAACTTGGTTATTTCGAGGAAATTTCTCACGAAACAGTACGCCGTACTTTAAA AAAAAACGAAATCAAACCCTGGCAAAGGAAACAATGGGTAATTCCTCCAGAACAAAACAGTAGCTTTGTTGCGAATATGGAAATGGTTCTGGACGTTTATAAACGTCCGTTTGATCCACGAAATCCTGTTGTGTGTATGGACGAATCCCCAAAACAACTGATTGCAGAAACCCGGATCCCTATCCCCTGCTCAACAGGGAAGCCAGAAAAGTACGATTATGAATACAAGCGAAATGGAATGTGCAATATATTCCTTGCCTGTGAACCGTTGACAGGGAAAAGAATGGTAAAGATCACTGAAAGAAAAACAAAGAGAGATTGGGCTTATTTTCTCGAAGAAATAGAAGTTCAACATGAAAATGCAGATAAAATTACGTTAGTAATGGACAATCTAAACACGCACATACCTGGATCTCTCTACGAAACATTTCCACCACCAAAAGCAAAGGCGCTATGGGACAGATTTGAGTTCGTCTACACGCCAAAACATGGAAGCTGGTTGAACATGGCAGAGATTGAACTGAATGTACTTACAGGTCAATGTTTAAAAAGGAGAATGGATAACATCGAGTTTGTCAGAAAAGAAGTTTTGGCATGGCAAAATTACAGAAACAACAAAAATTCAAAGGTTAAATGGCAATTTACAACAGATGATGCAAGGATAAAATTGTCACGTCTTTATCCGACTATTGAGGATTGA